One Heptranchias perlo isolate sHepPer1 chromosome 39, sHepPer1.hap1, whole genome shotgun sequence DNA segment encodes these proteins:
- the LOC137304910 gene encoding uncharacterized protein has protein sequence MQTIHIWTILNLVTMFLHIDNGLMSELSVFQSPANITLTEGDSVQMNCTFEGNGTVGRVGWRRASQNVEVLDRNPFYQNRLTKSGPELFAQQLAFIKIVNLTKMDSDFYYCEVEIPTFGDGNGTGTQLIITEKKVPNCPPRDVSTNDGAFPLTTGVLSLFSVIIILLLCRLYYQSKVISRLKGPHTVTQSGRGELYEIIELQVSLPNQESATPSDPRYSTLPLNSDVSFPDYSTVNASRFSRQSIPSNQPLCEVLSTFQ, from the exons ACAATGGGTTGATGAGTGAGCTCAGCGTGTTCCAGTCACCGGCCAACATTACTCTAACAGAAGGAGATTCAGTGCAGATGAACTGCACTTTTGAAGGGAACGGCACTGTCGGACGAGTGGGTTGGAGACGGGCCTCACAAAACGTGGAAGTGTTAGATCGGAATCCTTTCTATCAGAACCGGCTGACGAAGTCGGGGCCGGAATTATTTGCCCAACAACTGGCTTTCATTAAAATCGTCAATTTAACGAAAATGGACTCGGATTTTTACTACTGCGAGGTGGAAATCCCGACATTTGGGGATGGAAACGGGACAGGAACACAACTTATAATAACTGAAA AGAAGGTACCTAATTGTCCTCCACGGGACGTTTCAACCAACGATGGAGCATTTCCACTGACGACAGGAGTGCTGAGCTTGTTCTCCGTTATAATTATTCTCCTGCTGTGTCGGCTGTACTATCAAAGTAAAG TGATATCAAGACTTAAAGG GCCACATACGGTTACACAATCGGGAAGAGGTGAATTATACG AAATAATTGAACTTCAGGTGTCACTACCGAATCAGGAGTCA GCAACACCTTCTGATCCCAGATATAGCACTCTGCCACTCAACAGTGATGTCTCCTTTCCTGACTACAGCACAGTCAACGCATCGAGGTTCAGCAGACAGTCAATCCCTTCAAACCAGCCTCTCTGCGAGGTCCTTTCCACATTCCAATAA